One Aegilops tauschii subsp. strangulata cultivar AL8/78 chromosome 2, Aet v6.0, whole genome shotgun sequence genomic window, ACTGCTGACACTACAAACTTTAGTTTATGTGGTGTATAGACAATATATAAAACATGAACCTGGCAAAAAAATACAAGGGATTACCTGAATACATGATGCTACAGTACATATATTTTTCTAACTGGAAAATAAGCCTATTACTTCCTGCTCTCAGATTTTAGTTCATTTCTAAACTCTGCATTATATTCAGACAAGCACACTACATCTATATTCTGCTATAACACAGATTATTGTTACCTTACTATGGAAGCAGCTAGAATTAGTTTGTGGTGATAAAACTATGGAAGCATGTTGGCAATACAATTATAAAATATACTATCTTCAAGGAAATCTGCACTTGTAGCCCTGTTTGATAGCAAAGTACTTTCTATGTATTTTGAAAATAACACAGTTTTTTAGATTAACAAAGTTTTAATTACAGTGAGCTGTTTGGCTACCACTAAAAACTGTGGTTTAAATTACAGTATTAAAAACAGTGATCTTAATACTGTAGCACTTGCAAAATTATCATTTTTTTCTCTGTATTAAGAAAAGAACCACATAACTCGTTTTTTAAAACTGAGCACGCTGAAAAACAATCCACGGGCGTATTCATGTGCCTCTCGACACACATTTCCTGCTACCTCTCGATGGTGACACGGAAGAAGACCAAGACGGTCCCGTGGTGCCCGCGACGACAACACAGAAGACGGCCTGGCGTTCCAGGCCATATGAAGCAGCAGCTCAACCTAGTTCAACTCCTCCGCTTACTGTGTAAGCTAGCTTTGTGTATGGCCGTTTAATGCATGTAGCCGTTCAGTTTGCAACGGCCAGCGAGCAGGGTACACGCGTGTCTGCGACTGTTAACAAATGGCCAGCTCTCGTCGCCGCTCCACCTTCGGCTCTCTGGGAATAAAAAATAAAGAGTGGATATTCATTTTTGTGGATGTTAGCAAATAAAAATTGAAACCAACTGGGAATAGAAAACTTAAAAGGGCAGTAAGTAACAACAAAAACGGAGATAGAGAGAGATAAATGCATTAATCCAGCTATAAGTAGTAGGATAGAAATCAAAAACCCATTGTTGGAAAACAGAAATTCGACCTCAGAGATTGTCTAAGTTGTGACATCGTTTGTTAGCGGCAGATCAGTATTATGTTTTCCATCTTGTCCCGATATTATATATAATAACATCTAGTTTGTATCAGTCATAATTTTCCCGTGAACAAACTGCTATAAAGATTAGTCAAGTCTAAACTCTAGATCCCCGCAAAAAATGGAAGTCTAAACTCTAGATTAGACCTAAACTGATACAGTAGTAGTAATCCTTCACCATTTAATGTATGGATCACACTAAtacaaatcatagaaaaacttagTCTTGTATCATAGATCTGACGATAGAAGATAGCCATTTCACTAATGAAGCGAATAACTACATTTAGTAGTAAGATTGAGCTTCTGGACATTTAGACAATCCTAACCTTAGTTTCTTAGTAAAGAAATGGCTGAAGACCAAACACGTCATTGTGTTACCCTTCCTCCTTGTTCGATTCATCACTTCCTACTTCAGAAAAGAAACAGAGTAACATAGTTCAATAATAGCACACTGTTTCAGAACATATTATACCACAGAAATGTAGACAAAGCTGTGCATGCATGGAAGAAGAAATCGAGTGAAGGAGGAAGAGCTCACAATGAGCTTTGGCCCATCGATCTGGACATGCCAATGCCAAATATAAATAGGGGCATTGCCTGCTCTGCTTCCTTCCCCCACCCACTTATTTGCGCGACACTCTTCCGCGACACCCTCTACTCACACCACTCTTCCGCGCTGGATGCACTATGAAACATAGAGCAGTGCACTTGAAGGCGAAGGCATAGGCATGGCCTTTCTTCATCTTTCTACAGATGAGCATCGCCTTTCTCCCAACAAAAATGAAAAGGTAAAAAAAGACATTGTGCAATTCAAGGCCCTCGATCATCAAGCGAGATTATAAGTTTATAACATGTTGATATTGGGTTTTTCTTTAGAAAAATTCTTATCCCCACATTCCAATCCCCACGTATCATTCAAGTAATCTCGGACTCATAAAATTGGAAATGTCGAGATAATAAAAATAGCAGAGTAACACAACACCTAGAGCTTAGGCCCTCTGCCCGCCATGTAGGCGCAGGAGATGCGTCTTGACACCGCTCTGAATAAAATGTAGGGCGACAAGCAAAGGGTATGTCTAGGACGTGAGGACAAGCAGAGAGCACGAGCAAGGGATCACACCTGCTGCAAATTCCATCATAAAAGGCGACCCTCTACTCAGTTTCTTTAGATACAGGTTCTGATCAAAGTTAATACACAGACTATCTGAAACCATCAGTTTCAGCTTACTCGAATTACAAAATTGACACATGAATAATATCTCACACAAATATATATGTATTAGTCAGATCCACCGACGGATAAAAAATGAGATCATGTTGTTTCACTTAAAGATATTGATAGAAACATTTATGTGTGCTCATTACGCAAAGGATAGGCAACATACATGTCCCCTGAACCTAAACCCAGCTCTTGATATGTACAAAAGAAATTAACACATAACAAAAATGAGCAAAATAAAAGCAAATGTAAATTTATCTATGCTCCAGGACTGACATATGTGTTCGCAATAAAATCTGCCACAACACACTAATATCCATATGCAAGAGCACCAGATGCAAAGAGGCATCTCATACCTAGATTTTCATGAGATATCTTTTCCTTGATTCTGCCAACCGAAGAGTGCAGTGGTTGTGGTAAAAGAATAACTGGCCAAGTACAAGAATCAGTATGGGGCTGGGACAAGGATATAGAGGCAAGAGGAAATGGAGATTGAAACATGACCTCAGAGCAGGGAACACTACTGATAATTGACAGACTGATTTATATATACCACAATGGGAGATTATGATACAATTTGTATTGAACTGAAATAATTTACGTGCAAAGAGGAAATGTCAAAGCAAAGAAATTTACGAAACTCTCAAACGTAAGACCGCATCTGGTCTTGCAACTTGCTATCACTATGGAAGCCAAAACATCAAAATGTATATAGAATCTGTCTATATCTCTAGCATTACTCAAACTGGAATACTCTGCTTACATGATCAGTACCTGACCTCATTTTTCATAGCAAGAAAACAACAGAATAATATTATTTTCAATAGTTATAGGAATAATTGAAAGTTTAGCATTATACAGTTGTTCTTCTTAATACAAAGCGGGTGTTGCAAATCTGCAATCACTCCAGCTAAGCCATATACATATGAACCCTTAGTGTTTCTGTAGGCGTGCTAAGTATTGATGGTCCATTGCGGTAAGCCTTCTTCAGATATGTGAATCCCTTCTGAATTTCGGCTTGTCCAATGCCTCTAAGAATATGTGCAGAAAGCCATGATGGTCCAGTGCCTCTAAGAATATGTGCACAAAACCATGATGGTCTAGTGCCTCTAAGAACATGTGCAAAAATCTTTAAATGAATCAAGAGTGCTAAACAACATGTCCTTTGTCAGCCATAGACAACACATGAGTACCTAAAACTATTATTGAGCAAGCTgatgatttatttcataaatgAAGGCACAACAAAAAAGCTGTGAAGGCTTGGAAAGTGTATCAGTTTATCGGTGGTGGGATCAGGAGATGACGCTAATCAAAGTAAACTTAGAGAAAATCCTAAGTAACTAAGGTCTGAACCATCGACACTTACCAAGGTTCTGAATTGCCGTGGGCAATACTTCCAGTTTGGATTACAACCGTCAGTTTAGTACTTTAGTAATATATCTAAATATGCAGGCATGTAGTCGTCAGTTTTAGTACTTTAGAGTTTAGAGAGTATGAGCTTCTGTAATTCATGGTGAAAATTTCATCTTTATGGTGACAGAATTGACAGTGTGCATCAATTCAACTGATTTAGTTACCTTGTCCATATTGGGCACGAGGTCTTGCAGCCTCCTTAGCCTCTTgctattccttgctcttctttcCTAAACAGCATAAGAAAGAAAAATATTCAGTACAAACATGTCGCACCAAGACAAACACCAAAAATGTTGTAGGAAATTAACTAATCCTCTCAGCGATGCTTTGCGGGTGAGTGGCGCAGCCACGCTTGGTGCGGACTGTGCAGGCGATGAAGTACTGCTGCAGCTGCAGATAGTCGTCCATGCCGGACATGTCTAAAGACGTGGTTGACATGCCAAACTGAATTTGGTCCAAGGTTAGAACTGTAGCATTAAACAATTGACGGGCAGCAGAGTGCGGATGGATGTGAAGTGTATACATGTGAAGCTTGTCCTACTTGGGATTCGATTTTGCTGAGGCTGGTGACCATGCCGTCGTCGCTGTCGATGAGCACCTTCGCTTTTTTGCTTCCGGGCGTGAAGAACATGATGTTGGAGTTGGTGTCGCCCGAGGAGCTCATGGAGAAGCTCCTGGAGAGGTCGCTGGAGCCGTTGTTGACGGTGATGCTCTCACCGACGGCCGACGGCATCAGCGCGGGCATGGCCATCCCCATCTCCGTGTGGCATAATGTTCTGCTGCCTCGAGTAGCTCCATAGCTGCAAATTAATTGAGAGATCTCCAGGTCAGTGAATTTTGAATTTATCTAGAAAGCTAACAGTATTGGGGGATAAAAGAAATAACAGAAAGTATTATACTTCGTAGTCACATAAGCCATACCATGAAAGAACACGAGTAGTACCTGTATTGGGGGATCAAAGAAATAACAGAAAGTATTATACTTCGTAGTCACATAAGCCATACCATGAAAGAACATGAGTAGTACCTGACTTTGTTGAATTGGGAGAAATCATGTTAAAGTATGGATTCCTTTAAACCAGCAGTATCTCTTCACCTGATTAGAAGAGACTAAATAGTAAATCCCCTTGACATGTGACGTCTCACGCTTGACCTCCTTACTGCCATAAACTTTATCCTCTGAATCCCCATCCCACCATAGACAAGctgcacacacacaaaaaaaatatTAAAATCTCTTTATCCTCATTGGGGTCGTAAACTCGTAATCAAACATTGTAAATACATATAGACAATAAATAAGAACCCTATTGGGTTACAAAGAGGATTAATCATAAGAGGGGAAAGGAAGTGAAATTAGTACTCACCTCATATATGAGGAAGGGAAGCTGGAAAAATACACAATTTGACATAACAAAATAGCACCAGCTGCAATATAGGAGCTCCAGGAAAATAAACCTTGCTTCTCTGCATTTTGGATCTAGCTAAAAATGGCAAATTTTAGAAATGCTAAATGTTAGGAACCACTATGTGATTCAGAAGAAATTATTTTATGTACCAGTTCTCACACTGTCTATCAATCTCCTGATATGCTCAATGAACAGCAGAGAAAAATAACTGCACAACCCTGCTTGTCAACTTAGGTCTCTTTACCTCGGTCGGCTCCTGACATTGTTGTCTTTCCCAGCTTTAGCCTTCTTTTGTCCATAACAGTAGTAAAATCCTATATGGCCAACGAAATCAAAAGACCCTTTACTAATatacaaaactcaacaaaatcaAAAGACCCTTTGCTAATCTACTGAACTCAATTAAATCAAAAGAACAAAATAACTATGGGGGTTCCCTATGGAGGTTCATAAAAGACATGGCCCAGTCAAGGCTTGTGCAGTGAGGCAAAACTAAAAAAAATGCACATGTGCAAGAATATATGCAAACCTAAAAAAATGTGTGCAAGAAAATTAAGAGAACTATAGGGAGAAACACGAACCTGGGAGGGTGCTCGACCAAGATGGGCTCCTGCGCCGTCACTTGCAGCCATTGTCGTCCTCCTGCTGCGGACGCGGGGACGGTGCCGATGTGCATGCTAAAGAAGGTCACGACCCTATGGCAGCCATCTCGTCAGGGTCATTCTCCTTCTCCCATATTTGCCTACTTGCTCCCTGCCTGCTCCACCAAGCGGACAAACCCAATCCTATGGGGAACAAGAAAACATGAATAGATCAAACTAACTGGCAGCAAACGAACTGATTTTCTTTTGAATCAATTTCAATACAATCAGAAAATGGCAATGATAAGAGA contains:
- the LOC109751254 gene encoding transcription factor bHLH81-like isoform X7, which encodes MFFHGMAYVTTNYGATRGSRTLCHTEMGMAMPALMPSAVGESITVNNGSSDLSRSFSMSSSGDTNSNIMFFTPGSKKAKVLIDSDDGMVTSLSKIESQFGMSTTSLDMSGMDDYLQLQQYFIACTVRTKRGCATHPQSIAERIRKKSKE
- the LOC109751254 gene encoding transcription factor bHLH81-like isoform X1, which translates into the protein MISPNSTKSGTTRVLSCYGATRGSRTLCHTEMGMAMPALMPSAVGESITVNNGSSDLSRSFSMSSSGDTNSNIMFFTPGSKKAKVLIDSDDGMVTSLSKIESQVGQASHFGMSTTSLDMSGMDDYLQLQQYFIACTVRTKRGCATHPQSIAERIRKKSKE
- the LOC109751254 gene encoding transcription factor bHLH81-like isoform X8; protein product: MAYVTTNYGATRGSRTLCHTEMGMAMPALMPSAVGESITVNNGSSDLSRSFSMSSSGDTNSNIMFFTPGSKKAKVLIDSDDGMVTSLSKIESQFGMSTTSLDMSGMDDYLQLQQYFIACTVRTKRGCATHPQSIAERIRKKSKE
- the LOC109751254 gene encoding transcription factor bHLH81-like isoform X4 translates to MISPNSTKSGTTRVLSCYGATRGSRTLCHTEMGMAMPALMPSAVGESITVNNGSSDLSRSFSMSSSGDTNSNIMFFTPGSKKAKVLIDSDDGMVTSLSKIESQFGMSTTSLDMSGMDDYLQLQQYFIACTVRTKRGCATHPQSIAERIRKKSKE
- the LOC109751254 gene encoding transcription factor bHLH81-like isoform X2, which translates into the protein MISPNSTKSGTTHVLSCYGATRGSRTLCHTEMGMAMPALMPSAVGESITVNNGSSDLSRSFSMSSSGDTNSNIMFFTPGSKKAKVLIDSDDGMVTSLSKIESQVGQASHFGMSTTSLDMSGMDDYLQLQQYFIACTVRTKRGCATHPQSIAERIRKKSKE
- the LOC109751254 gene encoding transcription factor bHLH81-like isoform X5 encodes the protein MISPNSTKSGTTHVLSCYGATRGSRTLCHTEMGMAMPALMPSAVGESITVNNGSSDLSRSFSMSSSGDTNSNIMFFTPGSKKAKVLIDSDDGMVTSLSKIESQFGMSTTSLDMSGMDDYLQLQQYFIACTVRTKRGCATHPQSIAERIRKKSKE
- the LOC109751254 gene encoding transcription factor bHLH81-like isoform X6, whose product is MAYVTTNYGATRGSRTLCHTEMGMAMPALMPSAVGESITVNNGSSDLSRSFSMSSSGDTNSNIMFFTPGSKKAKVLIDSDDGMVTSLSKIESQVGQASHFGMSTTSLDMSGMDDYLQLQQYFIACTVRTKRGCATHPQSIAERIRKKSKE
- the LOC109751254 gene encoding transcription factor bHLH81-like isoform X3, yielding MFFHGMAYVTTNYGATRGSRTLCHTEMGMAMPALMPSAVGESITVNNGSSDLSRSFSMSSSGDTNSNIMFFTPGSKKAKVLIDSDDGMVTSLSKIESQVGQASHFGMSTTSLDMSGMDDYLQLQQYFIACTVRTKRGCATHPQSIAERIRKKSKE
- the LOC109751254 gene encoding transcription factor bHLH81-like isoform X9 gives rise to the protein MGMAMPALMPSAVGESITVNNGSSDLSRSFSMSSSGDTNSNIMFFTPGSKKAKVLIDSDDGMVTSLSKIESQVGQASHFGMSTTSLDMSGMDDYLQLQQYFIACTVRTKRGCATHPQSIAERIRKKSKE